One Variibacter gotjawalensis genomic window, TCGCAGCTTTACGAGCACTGGCTGGAGACGACTGAGATCCTCGGCAGATTCGCCGTGCATGCCGAGACCGGCAAGCCGATGCCGAAGGAGCTGCTCGATCGCGTGCTCGCGGCGCGAAACTTCGATCAAGGCTTCGCGACCGTCGAATATCTCTCGTCTGCGATTGTCGATCTCGACTTCCATTCGAAGCCGGCCAAGAACATCGACGTCGCGGCCTTCGAGCGCGAAACGCTGGCCGAAATCGACATGCCGAAAGAGATGATCATGCGGCATCGGCCGCCGCACTTTCAGCACATCTTCTCGGGCAGCGGCTACGCGGCCGCTTATTACAGCTATATGTGGTCTGAGATGCTGGATGCGGACGCCTTCGCGGCCTTCAAGGAGAAGGGCGACATCTTCGATCCCGAGACCGCGAAGAAGCTGCACGACTTCATCTATTCGGCCGGCAACAAGCGTGACCCCGCCGAGGCCTATCTGATGTTCCGCGGTTCGATGCCGAAGGTCGATGGCGTATTGAAGAAGCGAGGTCTCAGCGTCGCGGCATAAACTCAGAGCTGGTCTTTCCGGGGCGCGTCGCTTGCGGAGCAAGCAAAGCGAGCCCGGAATCCATAATCCCTGACGTTCATTTAACGCTGGGGTTATGGATCCCCGACCGCCGCCTCCGGCGGCGTCGAGGATGACTGAGTCTTTGAGCTTGCGCCGCAACATAGACTCGCGCGCGTGGTTCCGATAAGGCACGCCCTTTCCTCAAAGGGGCGAGAATGACTGTCGAACAGCACACGTCCGGCCACCGTGGTGGCGTAGTTTGCGCGCCGCATGCGGCCGCCTGCGAGGCCGGGCGCGCCGTCCTTGCCGAAGGCGGCAACGCGGTCGAGGCGATGATCGCAATGGCGGCGACGATCGCGGCCGTCTACCCGCACATGAACCACATCGGCGGCGACGGCTTCTGGCTGATCCGCGAACGCAACGGTCGCGTGCGCGCCATCGAGGCTTGCGGCTTTGCCGGCGCCAACGCGCGCCTCGAAACCTATCGCGACTACGAGACGATCCCGGCCCGCGGCCCGCTCGCGGCGCTGACAGTGCCGGGCGCGCTCGGCGGCTGGGCAATGGCGAACGAGATCGCGAAAGCGTCCGGTGGCAAGTTGCCGCTCGACGTTCTGCTCGGCGATGCGATCCGCCACGCGCGCGACGGCTACGTCGTGACGCGCAGTCAGGAAGCGCTCACCACCGAGAAATTTGCCGAGACGAAGGATGCGCCGGGTTTTGCCGAGGCATTCCTCGTCGACGGCAAGCCGCCGAAACAGGGCACCACCCTCAAGCAGGCTGCGCTCGCCGCAACGCTTGAACATCTGACGAGCGCGGGCCTCGACGATTTCTATCGCGGCGATGTCGGCCGTGAGATCGCCGCCGACCTTGATCGTATCGGCAGCCCGGTGACGCGTGCTGACCTCGAAAAATATCGCGCCGTGCTGCGCGAGCCCGTGCAGGTCGCGACTTCTCACGGCACGATCTACAATCAGCCGCCGCCGACGCAGGGCTTAGCGTCGCTCATCATCCTCGCGTTGTTCGACCGGCTCGGCGTGCGCGAGGCCGAAGGATTCGACTATGTGCATGGCCTCGTCGAGGCGACAAAGCGCGCCTTCATCGTGCGCGATCGGTACGTCACCGACTTCGATCGGCTGCCGTTCCCGCCCGAGCAGTTCCTGACAGCGGATTTCCTCGACGCCGAAGCGAAGAAGATCGATCGCGCCCGCGCGCTGCCGTGGCCGCACAA contains:
- a CDS encoding gamma-glutamyltransferase family protein is translated as MTVEQHTSGHRGGVVCAPHAAACEAGRAVLAEGGNAVEAMIAMAATIAAVYPHMNHIGGDGFWLIRERNGRVRAIEACGFAGANARLETYRDYETIPARGPLAALTVPGALGGWAMANEIAKASGGKLPLDVLLGDAIRHARDGYVVTRSQEALTTEKFAETKDAPGFAEAFLVDGKPPKQGTTLKQAALAATLEHLTSAGLDDFYRGDVGREIAADLDRIGSPVTRADLEKYRAVLREPVQVATSHGTIYNQPPPTQGLASLIILALFDRLGVREAEGFDYVHGLVEATKRAFIVRDRYVTDFDRLPFPPEQFLTADFLDAEAKKIDRARALPWPHKPKDGDTIWMGAADASGLVVSYIQSIYWEFGSGCVLPKTGVLMQNRGASFSLDRKAVNPLEPGRRPFHTLNPAMAALKDGRVMSYGTMGGEGQPQTQAMVFTRHVQFRQPLGEAIAAPRWLLGRTWGSTVTNLRLEARFPDRLVDALRSAGHDVDVLNEEYSDTMGHAGGVVLHPSGMLEGAHDPRADGGAAGV